A genomic window from Glycine max cultivar Williams 82 chromosome 17, Glycine_max_v4.0, whole genome shotgun sequence includes:
- the LOC100812648 gene encoding homeobox protein ATH1 — protein MENNMYSARLDMAGRNSTGIDEIARHLAPKPLIHCYSFDLNNQNHIINGIPVLAGEQGEPANDVHVEGCFLNPASIADSNSFVTSQGKTIVGDASNQINNNDFQEHLVGGRPIASASLSAARIGLQANLESSEALPYSMCSLEALGPYLFNNWQGTSNPLPATFGDHHHAYDELSSIGKWNVNKILRAPEADGTEILAYSSIGSLVQNGWTSSNVANLANFAYNSPHCSNELSLSLARSPQTTGQCSEMSCSGASHSMNGTRSGLEQSSCSSKELCMRLGSNKHVQFSSAILGSRFLVGIQEILAQIATYSFENVEQINCSAAGVRAGGDKSASAFTPKRTVENNQNASMFGAHVEESPLEGLATESNKSQLLMLLQLVDNGYSQCLDEIHTVVSAFHAATELDPHMHAHFALQTISLLYKDLRERISNCILAMGPDFNSLCSEEEKEWSLETSFIQKQWALQQLKRKDQLWRPQRGLPERSVSVLRTWMFQNFLHPYPKDAEKHLLAVKSGLTRSQVSNWFINARVRLWKPMIEEMYAEMSRRKACRNEEGMEITQRTRISMKNQMLNIN, from the exons ATGGAGAACAACATGTACAGTGCTCGACTAGACATGGCTGGCCGAAATTCTACCGGCATAGATGAAATTGCTCGCCATTTAGCACCAAAGCCACTGATTCATTGCTATTCATTTGACCTCAATAACCAAAACCATATTATAAATGGAATTCCAGTGCTTGCTGGAGAGCAAGGTGAACCTGCAAATGATGTCCATGTTGAAGGTTGCTTCTTAAACCCTGCTAGTATTGCGGATTCAAATTCATTTGTTACATCACAAGGAAAGACTATTGTAGGAGATGCCTCAAATCAAATTAACAACAATGATTTTCAAGAGCATTTAGTTGGAGGAAGGCCAATTGCTTCTGCTTCACTTTCTGCTGCTAGAATTGGCCTTCAAGCAAATTTAGAGAGTTCAGAAGCTTTGCCTTATTCAATGTGTTCATTGGAGGCATTAGGACCATATCTATTCAATAATTGGCAGGGCACATCAAACCCTTTGCCTGCAACTTTTGGTGATCATCATCATGCCTACGATGAATTATCCAGTATTGGTAAGTGGAATGTGAACAAGATTCTGAGAGCTCCAGAGGCTGATGGGACTGAGATCCTGGCCTATTCATCCATAGGAAGCCTGGTTCAAAATGGATGGACATCATCAAATGTTGCAAACTTGGCCAATTTTGCCTACAATTCCCCTCATTGTAGTAATGAGCTATCACTAAGTCTTGCAAGATCTCCTCAAACTACTGGTCAGTGCTCAGAGATGAGCTGCTCCGGCGCATCACATAGCATGAATGGAACGAGGTCAGGCTTGGAGCAATCCTCCTGCAGCAGTAAGGAACTGTGTATGAGATTAGGCTCTAACAAACATGTCCAGTTTTCATCAGCAATATTAGGGTCCAGATTTCTTGTTGGAATTCAAGAGATACTTGCTCAAATTGCAACATATTCATTTGAAAATGTGGAACAGATAAATTGCTCAGCTGCTGGTGTTAGAGCAGGAGGAGATAAGTCAGCTTCAGCTTTCACACCAAAGAGAACGGTAGAGAATAATCAAAATGCATCCATGTTTGGAGCACATGTAGAAGAATCTCCATTGGAAGGACTTGCAACTGAATCAAACAAATCCCAACTTCTCATGCTTCTTCAGCTG GTGGACAATGGATATAGTCAATGTTTGGATGAGATTCATACTGTGGTATCTGCATTCCATGCTGCTACTGAACTGGATCCACACATGCATGCACATTTTGCGCTTCAAACGATCTCTCTCTTATACAAGGACTTGCGAGAGCGGATTAGCAATTGTATTCTTGCCATGGGACCGGATTTTAACAGCTTGTGTTCAGAAGAGGAGAAGGAATGGTCTCTTGAAACATCATTCATTCAAAAGCAATGGGCTCTCCAACAGCTAAAAAGAAAAGATCAGTTATGGAGGCCCCAAAGGGGCTTGCCAGAAAGATCTGTCTCCGTACTACGCACTTGGATGTTTCAGAATTTCCTCCATCC GTATCCAAAGGATGCAGAGAAGCATTTACTTGCAGTAAAAAGTGGGTTGACGCGAAGCCAG GTATCCAATTGGTTTATCAATGCACGTGTTCGACTGTGGAAGCCTATGATTGAAGAAATGTATGCTGAAATGAGTAGAAGAAAAGCTTgtagaaatgaagaaggaatggAGATCACTCAAAGAACCAGGATAAGCATGAAAAATCAAATGTTGAATATCAATTGA